The genomic interval GCTCATTCGCGAGTGGAAAGACGGCTCGGTCGAGATTGCCTATGACGTCCCGAAGCAAACACTGCCCGTGGTGCAGGGGACGTTGTTGTTCCGTGGCACTCGTAGCGGTTCAAATTATCAGGGAACGGCGTTCACGTTTCGTGACGGTTGTGCGCCCGCGCCCTACGAAGTGCGCGGATATCGAGACGCGAAACGTGAGCTGGTCGTTTTGACCGGTGCGGCCCCCCGGCGCGGCAGAGGCTGTGACATCATCGGGGATTCGGTTCGCTCCAATCATGCGCGACTCGTGTTCGACACGCGAGAGCTGGGCGACGAATAAGGACGAGCCCGCCGGTGCGACGCGGGCTCTGTGCGACAGTAGCTAACTCACCAGCTGGTTTGGACAACCAGCGTGAGGTTATGAACGCCCGGTCGGCTCCGTGTCAGATCGGCCGAGACCCAGTCGTGCCTTGGCAGAGTGGCACGGAGGTCCCCCATGCTCGCCATTCCGTCGGCCTTGCAGGCCAAGCTCGATACCGGCGCGTTTCCGAATCTCCCGCTGGTCGAGAGCAGGGTGTGAGCGGTTTCTCCCGGAGGCCGCGGTTCGAGCCTCAGCCGTTGCTTCAAGGCTTTCGCGGCATCGGCCCCGCGGCTGCCGGCTGCGGCGGTGCGGGCGATACGACGAACGACAGCCAGGCGTTCCAGCCTTCCGGCCGGTTCTGCGCGGCGAACTCCTTGTAGCCCTTCAGGTTCAGATAACCCTGCATGTCGCCGACCGGAAACAGGATGCCGAGCTGCGGTCCGACGCCGGCGACACGCGACCGAAACCCGCCAAGCAGCGCCGGCGCACCGGAATCGTCGCTGATCTGCTGGAAGTAATAGCCGACCAGCCCAAGCTGGAGTTGTTTGGTGAGGAAGTGCGACGCGCCCCAGTCGACGTGAAAGTCGACGCCGTTCTGGTAGTTCGCCGAGGTGTTCTTGAAGTTGTAGGTCGCACCGGCGACCGCCGAGAATTCATTGCCCGCGAGTGGATTGAAATAAGTGTAGCCGACGCCGAAGTCGATCGCGCCGTGGCCGATGCCGAGATTGGCGAGGCGGTGCCGGTCGTAGTCGCCGACCGGAATGTCGCCGGTGCCGTACACCATGAAATTATTGACGCCCACGTTCCATTTCAGTGCGATCTGCGGAATCACGTCGCCGTATGAGGTGAGATCCTGAGTCCGGCCGAGCGCGATGGTGCGGCCGGAGAAATCGCTCAGCGACGCTTCAGCCGCCGCCTGGTTGCGGCCCGCAACGCCGAGCAGGGTCGCGGACAATTGGCCACCGAGAACCGGCGTTGCGAACACGTAGCTTGGGCCGTACAGGCCGAGGTCGCCCTTGCCGGAGACCCCGACGTCGACCCGTCCGCCCCGGGGAAACTGCATGCCGGCGCCTGCGCTGACATCTGTGTGATAGTAGATTGAGATCCAGGACCAGCCTGGCGTGCCCGGTGCGGCTGCAAGGCTGCCGAAGAAGCCAGGGACCCAGAAGCTGATGCCCCCTTCGTCGGCCGATGCTGCTTGTGGGCCTTGGAGGGCCAGCAGCGCTACGGCTGCCAATCCGCCGATGATACGGTGCGAATATTGCGACATGCCACGTTCCGATGTGTCTTGGTCAGCCTCTGACCGTTGTCACGTCTTCGCCGAAACCGGCGCCGGACAATTGCGCGGAGACCCGCTCGGATCGCCGGCCCGGCGATCGGCGCGGGCGTCATTCCGTAAAGATCCGGCTCCAGTCGTTCTTCATGTCGACGACCGTCCAGCCACCCGCGGCCGCCGCATCGAGCGCCTTGTCGAGCTTGCCGATCTTGGACTGGCGATCGTAGGCATATTCCCGTTCGGCATCGGTGTGATGGACGAGTCCAGCAAACCGCGGGCCGGCGCCAGCGACGGTCCATTGCAGCATTTCGAGGTCGCCGTCCGAATTGCCGAATGCGAAGATCGGCCGGCGCCCGATGAACCGGTTGATGCCAACCGGCTTGCCGGGGCCGTCGTCGACGAATTCGACCTTGGTGAGCTTGATCAAGCGCGGCTTGCCGGTGGCATCAGTCTCGAATTTGACGACGCCGGACGAGCCGACCACCTGCTCGGGCGGTATGCCGTAGGCTTTCTCCACCCACGGCCGCATGAATTCGACACCGCCGCCCGACACGATGAAGGTCTTGAAGCCGTTCGCGCGCAGATATGCCAGCAGCTCCAGCATCGGCTGGTAGGTCAGTTGGTTGTACGGCCGCCCGAAGCGCGGGTGCCGTGCGGTCGCCATCCAATCACGCACCGCATCGGTGAACTCGTCCGTCGTCATCCCCGCATGAGTTGCCGCGACGACCTCGAGCAGGCCACTTTCGCCCGATGACGCGAATGCCGCCTTGTCGTTTTGAAGCAGCGCCTTGAACGGCTCGCGATCTTTCCATTCCGGATGCTGCGGAGCCATCGCCTTGATCCGATCGAACGCAAAGGCGAGTTGGAAGTAATAGGGCTGCTCGGCCCACAGCGTGCCATCATTGTCGAAGGTGGCGATCCGCTCGGCTGTCGGCACGAAATCCGCACCGTGCTCCGTCGTCACGCGCGCGACGAAGGCGAGGATCGCCTGCTTCGCCGTCCCGTTCGTCCATGACGGCAACGGATCGGAGGCGTCGGCCGCGAAACCGACGACGGGCGAGCCGAACACGGCGGCCGAGAGAGCGAGCAGGCTGCGTCGGGTGATCATCGCCGTTCTCCGGTGCCTCAATTCTCGTTCGGTCTGGCCGTCGTGATCTTCTCCATCACGTCGCTGATCGTGAAGCTCGCGGCCTTGGCCCGCGGC from Rhodopseudomonas palustris carries:
- a CDS encoding SphA family protein; the encoded protein is MSQYSHRIIGGLAAVALLALQGPQAASADEGGISFWVPGFFGSLAAAPGTPGWSWISIYYHTDVSAGAGMQFPRGGRVDVGVSGKGDLGLYGPSYVFATPVLGGQLSATLLGVAGRNQAAAEASLSDFSGRTIALGRTQDLTSYGDVIPQIALKWNVGVNNFMVYGTGDIPVGDYDRHRLANLGIGHGAIDFGVGYTYFNPLAGNEFSAVAGATYNFKNTSANYQNGVDFHVDWGASHFLTKQLQLGLVGYYFQQISDDSGAPALLGGFRSRVAGVGPQLGILFPVGDMQGYLNLKGYKEFAAQNRPEGWNAWLSFVVSPAPPQPAAAGPMPRKP
- a CDS encoding HAD family hydrolase, which encodes MITRRSLLALSAAVFGSPVVGFAADASDPLPSWTNGTAKQAILAFVARVTTEHGADFVPTAERIATFDNDGTLWAEQPYYFQLAFAFDRIKAMAPQHPEWKDREPFKALLQNDKAAFASSGESGLLEVVAATHAGMTTDEFTDAVRDWMATARHPRFGRPYNQLTYQPMLELLAYLRANGFKTFIVSGGGVEFMRPWVEKAYGIPPEQVVGSSGVVKFETDATGKPRLIKLTKVEFVDDGPGKPVGINRFIGRRPIFAFGNSDGDLEMLQWTVAGAGPRFAGLVHHTDAEREYAYDRQSKIGKLDKALDAAAAGGWTVVDMKNDWSRIFTE